From Ancylobacter pratisalsi, one genomic window encodes:
- a CDS encoding quinone oxidoreductase family protein has protein sequence MKAAIVEQAGHAPVYSDFAEPVPGQGESIVNVTAAALSPLVRSRAAGTHYSTAGTFPFVVGVDGVGRRDDGRRVYFLLPRAPFGAMAERTVVPDGQWVALPDGVDDATAAVIANPGMSSWAALTERAGLRAGETVLINGATGAAGLLAIRIARHLGAAKVIATGRNEAALRTLGADAVVPLSGDEEAIEAALLEHFAAGVHVVLDYLWGPSARSILVAGAKAAPDGTPIRFVQIGSISGAEITLPAAVLRSSAIEMKGSGLGSISLPRVVASIGGVLNATASAKLALEYRTALLSDVASTWKDEGPRIVYLPN, from the coding sequence ATGAAAGCCGCCATCGTTGAGCAAGCCGGCCATGCACCCGTCTACAGTGACTTCGCCGAACCTGTTCCCGGTCAGGGCGAGTCAATCGTGAACGTCACCGCCGCAGCGTTGAGTCCGCTGGTGCGCAGCCGCGCCGCAGGTACGCATTACAGCACGGCAGGAACCTTTCCCTTCGTCGTCGGAGTCGATGGGGTGGGACGACGGGATGATGGCAGGCGGGTCTATTTCCTGCTGCCGCGCGCGCCCTTCGGTGCCATGGCCGAGCGGACTGTCGTTCCCGACGGGCAATGGGTGGCACTGCCTGACGGTGTCGATGATGCCACGGCCGCCGTCATCGCAAATCCGGGCATGTCGTCATGGGCGGCATTGACGGAGCGGGCCGGGCTACGCGCGGGCGAGACTGTGCTCATCAACGGCGCGACAGGCGCTGCCGGTCTTCTGGCGATTAGGATTGCGCGACATCTCGGCGCGGCAAAGGTGATTGCAACCGGCCGTAACGAGGCGGCGTTGCGAACCCTTGGAGCGGACGCCGTCGTACCGCTGAGCGGCGACGAAGAGGCAATTGAGGCTGCGCTCCTCGAGCATTTCGCAGCCGGCGTGCATGTGGTGCTCGATTATCTCTGGGGACCGAGCGCGCGATCGATCCTCGTCGCAGGCGCCAAGGCTGCCCCTGACGGTACTCCTATACGTTTCGTGCAGATCGGCTCGATCAGCGGCGCTGAAATCACTCTGCCAGCCGCTGTGTTGCGTTCTTCAGCTATAGAAATGAAGGGCAGCGGCCTTGGGAGCATCAGCCTGCCACGCGTCGTCGCGTCTATTGGCGGCGTCTTGAACGCGACAGCTTCGGCGAAGCTCGCGCTGGAGTACCGCACTGCTCTCCTGTCCGATGTGGCCTCTACCTGGAAGGATGAGGGGCCGCGAATCGTGTATCTGCCGAACTGA
- a CDS encoding MarR family winged helix-turn-helix transcriptional regulator — MSVQNTPSKALLAELHDAVLDIVAVINRPDRDERLIEEAGIRLDRALFPLLVLTERVGRIGVVELAARVGRDHSTVSRQIAKLVALGLLERRPSATDGRQRELHATSAGQAMARKIDDARERLAREALTGWSEQEVSALGQSLRRYANALAAL; from the coding sequence ATATCCGTGCAAAATACACCGAGTAAGGCGTTGCTGGCTGAGCTTCATGATGCCGTTCTGGATATCGTTGCCGTGATCAACCGTCCCGACCGTGACGAGCGGCTGATAGAAGAAGCGGGGATCAGGCTGGACCGGGCGCTGTTTCCGCTGCTTGTCCTGACGGAAAGGGTGGGGCGGATCGGTGTCGTGGAACTTGCCGCGCGCGTCGGACGCGACCACAGCACCGTTAGCCGTCAGATCGCCAAGCTGGTGGCGCTCGGCCTGCTTGAGCGGCGTCCCAGCGCGACCGATGGCCGTCAGCGTGAATTGCATGCGACGTCGGCAGGCCAGGCAATGGCTCGGAAGATTGACGACGCGCGAGAAAGACTGGCCCGCGAAGCGCTCACCGGCTGGTCGGAGCAAGAGGTCAGCGCCCTCGGACAATCGCTTCGCCGCTATGCCAATGCACTCGCGGCACTGTGA
- a CDS encoding transposase, giving the protein MQRRKFGREFKVEAVRLIRDRGVSVAQSARDLDVHENVVRKWVRKFGADPAQAFPGRGQVKPEQLEIDRLRREVTKLKAERDILKKAAAYFAREAT; this is encoded by the coding sequence ATGCAACGACGGAAGTTTGGCCGGGAGTTCAAGGTCGAGGCGGTTCGCCTGATCAGGGACCGAGGGGTCAGCGTGGCACAGTCGGCTCGGGACCTTGATGTCCATGAGAATGTGGTGCGCAAATGGGTGCGGAAGTTTGGCGCCGATCCGGCGCAGGCCTTCCCCGGGCGGGGTCAGGTGAAGCCGGAGCAGCTTGAGATTGACCGGCTACGGCGCGAGGTGACCAAACTCAAGGCGGAGCGCGACATCCTAAAAAAGGCCGCAGCCTACTTCGCGAGGGAGGCGACATGA
- a CDS encoding IS3 family transposase encodes MRFAFIAKHRGIWPVAWLCEALDVSRSGFHAWLARHPSQRTRDDEKIGTLVRASFVGSDRTYGARRVWRDVPADGVDCGLHCIERLMRAQAL; translated from the coding sequence ATGAGGTTCGCCTTCATCGCGAAGCACCGGGGTATCTGGCCGGTGGCATGGCTGTGCGAAGCGCTGGACGTCTCCCGCTCCGGGTTCCACGCCTGGCTTGCGCGCCATCCCAGCCAGCGCACTCGGGATGATGAGAAGATCGGCACTCTGGTGCGTGCGAGCTTCGTTGGCTCGGATCGCACCTACGGCGCTCGTCGCGTATGGCGAGATGTACCGGCGGATGGGGTCGATTGTGGCCTCCATTGCATCGAGCGGCTCATGCGGGCTCAGGCGCTGTGA
- a CDS encoding IS3 family transposase encodes MQGRPNQRWIADFTYVWTAEGWLYVAAVIDLFSRRVVGWSMKAEMTAALVTDALVMTIWRRGKPDALLHHSDQGSQYASQHLQELLAENGVTCSMSRSGNVWDNAAMESFFSSLKTERIRGKVYRTRDAARADVFDYIERFYNTVRRYSTIGYVSPAEFEMKVELA; translated from the coding sequence ATGCAAGGGCGCCCGAACCAGCGGTGGATCGCCGACTTCACCTACGTATGGACGGCTGAGGGCTGGCTCTACGTGGCAGCGGTCATTGACCTCTTCTCGCGACGCGTCGTCGGCTGGTCGATGAAGGCCGAGATGACCGCAGCGCTTGTCACCGACGCGCTCGTCATGACGATCTGGCGCCGCGGCAAGCCGGATGCCTTGCTCCACCACTCGGATCAGGGCAGCCAATACGCGAGCCAGCACCTCCAGGAACTGCTGGCCGAAAACGGCGTCACATGTTCCATGAGCCGATCCGGCAACGTGTGGGACAATGCAGCAATGGAGAGCTTCTTCTCTTCGCTCAAGACCGAACGGATTAGGGGCAAGGTCTACCGAACCCGTGACGCCGCCCGGGCCGATGTGTTTGATTACATCGAGCGCTTCTACAACACGGTTCGCAGGTACTCGACCATCGGCTACGTCAGCCCGGCCGAGTTCGAAATGAAGGTCGAATTAGCCTAA
- a CDS encoding FAD-dependent oxidoreductase, whose translation MDSLQTGCVVVGAGPGGLMLGLLLARAGVDVTVLEKHGDFLRDFRGDTIHPSTLEIMRELDLLDGLLTLPHTQAPKLHAEIGGRDITIADFSRLPTRCRFIAFMPQWEFLDYVAREASRYPNFRLLIQAEVTNLLEDAGRIVGLKATTPNGDVEVRAALVVGADGRHSVVRREAGLEVESFGSPSDVLWMKLSHQPDDPPYTMGHGGPRQGFVMVDRGDYWQCGYVVRKGGFAEVKAAGLDAFRKAVASVSPLPAARMDEVREWGDLHLLSVRIDRLKRWWRPGLICIGDAAHAMSPIGGFGVNLAIQDAVACANLLARPLRDGNVSDRALAAVEARRSFPTKATQKLQLMMRRDRRKREDVNGAASEAPARTGPPAFLRWIARWPVLAHLSGRLIGLGFRQEHVKTR comes from the coding sequence ATGGATTCCCTTCAAACAGGTTGCGTTGTCGTCGGCGCCGGACCGGGCGGCCTCATGCTCGGTCTCCTGCTTGCACGCGCCGGGGTGGACGTTACTGTCCTTGAAAAGCATGGCGACTTCCTGCGCGATTTCCGGGGTGACACGATCCACCCCTCCACACTGGAAATCATGCGCGAGCTGGATCTTCTCGACGGTCTGCTCACCCTTCCACACACGCAAGCACCGAAGCTTCATGCCGAGATCGGCGGACGCGACATAACCATCGCCGATTTCTCGCGCCTACCGACCCGGTGCCGGTTCATCGCGTTCATGCCGCAGTGGGAGTTTCTCGACTATGTGGCGCGCGAAGCGAGCCGCTATCCGAACTTCCGGCTGCTGATTCAGGCCGAGGTCACCAACCTCCTGGAAGACGCCGGGCGGATTGTCGGGCTCAAAGCGACGACACCCAATGGCGACGTCGAGGTGCGCGCAGCACTGGTCGTCGGAGCAGATGGACGCCACTCCGTGGTTCGGAGAGAAGCCGGACTGGAGGTGGAGAGCTTCGGTAGCCCCAGCGATGTCCTCTGGATGAAGCTGTCCCACCAGCCCGATGATCCCCCCTACACGATGGGGCATGGCGGGCCGCGCCAGGGGTTCGTCATGGTCGATCGCGGCGACTATTGGCAATGTGGCTATGTCGTGCGCAAGGGCGGCTTCGCAGAGGTGAAGGCGGCCGGCCTTGATGCCTTCCGCAAGGCGGTCGCCAGCGTTTCCCCCCTCCCCGCCGCACGAATGGATGAAGTTCGCGAATGGGGGGACCTGCATCTGCTCAGCGTTCGGATCGACCGGCTCAAGCGCTGGTGGCGACCGGGGCTGATCTGCATCGGCGATGCCGCACACGCCATGTCGCCGATTGGCGGCTTTGGCGTGAACCTGGCGATTCAGGACGCCGTGGCCTGTGCCAACCTCCTTGCTCGACCGCTGCGGGACGGCAATGTGAGCGACCGCGCCCTCGCCGCCGTCGAGGCGCGACGCTCCTTCCCGACGAAGGCAACGCAGAAGTTGCAGCTGATGATGCGCCGCGACCGCCGCAAACGGGAGGACGTGAACGGCGCGGCAAGCGAGGCGCCCGCGCGCACAGGCCCGCCGGCCTTCTTGCGCTGGATCGCACGCTGGCCGGTCCTCGCCCATCTGTCAGGAAGGCTGATCGGCCTTGGCTTTCGTCAGGAGCACGTGAAAACGCGGTAG
- a CDS encoding c-type cytochrome, with protein sequence MNRFITAAALLALGTTAALAQSPEGDPAKGANVFKKCMACHAVGEGAKNKVGPELNGIVGRKMGAVEGFNYSDTLKEHNAKGDVWTAEVLDAYLTNPRSYMPGVKMVFAGLPKESDRVNLIAYLSGFNEDGTKK encoded by the coding sequence ATGAACCGCTTCATCACTGCTGCCGCCCTGCTTGCGCTGGGTACGACCGCTGCTCTCGCTCAGAGCCCCGAGGGTGATCCCGCCAAGGGCGCCAATGTGTTCAAGAAATGCATGGCCTGCCACGCCGTTGGCGAAGGTGCCAAGAACAAGGTCGGCCCCGAGCTCAACGGCATCGTGGGGCGCAAGATGGGCGCGGTGGAAGGCTTCAACTATTCCGACACGTTGAAGGAGCACAACGCCAAGGGCGATGTGTGGACCGCCGAAGTCCTCGACGCCTATCTCACGAATCCGCGGAGCTACATGCCCGGCGTCAAGATGGTGTTTGCGGGTCTGCCCAAGGAATCCGACCGGGTCAATCTTATTGCCTACCTGTCGGGCTTCAACGAGGATGGCACCAAGAAGTAG
- a CDS encoding quinoprotein relay system zinc metallohydrolase 2: MPDVPGPDRRRFLTIAAALAAGGGPVLAAPVAHASGSALALEEVAEGIHVFRAPYELLAPSNGGAIANMTLIVGTDAAAVVDTGNSKLAGERMFEAVRAVTDRPLRYVINTHMHPDHTLGNAAFEGEGVRFVGHHKMPRALSMRADTYLAQVERVLGEAARGTRIVLPDILVEDQLTLDLGGRILELVARPTAHTDNDLTIRDRRTGTWLLGDLLFVGHVPTLDGSLLGWLRLLDVLTQEPAAGVVPGHGPARVAWPLAAEPERRYLDALRDDVRRLIAAGQPMGDAPAAAAASESGSWSLFGEFNARNAIAAYHELEWE; this comes from the coding sequence ATGCCGGACGTGCCCGGGCCGGATCGCCGTCGCTTCCTGACCATCGCGGCCGCTTTGGCGGCGGGCGGCGGGCCTGTGCTCGCCGCGCCGGTGGCCCATGCCTCTGGCTCAGCCTTGGCACTGGAGGAAGTGGCGGAGGGAATCCATGTCTTCCGCGCTCCCTATGAACTTCTGGCGCCGTCGAACGGCGGAGCCATCGCCAACATGACACTTATCGTCGGCACCGATGCCGCGGCGGTGGTCGACACCGGCAACAGCAAGCTCGCCGGCGAGCGTATGTTCGAGGCGGTTCGGGCGGTGACGGATCGCCCGTTACGTTATGTGATCAACACCCATATGCACCCCGACCACACGCTGGGAAATGCCGCGTTCGAGGGAGAGGGCGTACGGTTCGTCGGGCACCACAAGATGCCCCGCGCCCTGTCGATGCGCGCCGATACCTATCTTGCTCAGGTGGAGCGGGTACTGGGAGAAGCGGCGAGGGGCACGCGGATCGTGCTGCCGGACATTTTGGTCGAGGATCAGCTTACGCTCGATCTTGGCGGGCGAATCCTTGAGCTCGTGGCGCGCCCGACCGCGCACACCGACAATGACCTGACCATTCGCGACCGCCGCACTGGTACATGGCTGCTCGGCGATCTGCTCTTTGTCGGTCATGTGCCGACCCTGGATGGAAGCCTGCTGGGCTGGCTCAGGCTGCTTGACGTGCTTACCCAGGAACCTGCGGCGGGTGTTGTTCCCGGGCATGGACCCGCCCGCGTCGCCTGGCCGCTGGCGGCGGAACCCGAGCGCCGCTACCTGGACGCCCTTCGCGATGACGTCAGGCGACTCATCGCCGCCGGGCAGCCAATGGGCGACGCGCCGGCCGCTGCCGCTGCTTCCGAAAGCGGCTCGTGGTCGCTGTTCGGCGAGTTCAACGCCCGTAACGCGATTGCGGCCTACCACGAACTGGAATGGGAATGA